Proteins from one Diprion similis isolate iyDipSimi1 chromosome 3, iyDipSimi1.1, whole genome shotgun sequence genomic window:
- the LOC124404268 gene encoding rab5 GDP/GTP exchange factor isoform X3, with translation MYSIKTPTLRIDEADLKCKNGCGYFGNEEWQGYCSKCHREHLQKQRAQREHARIHESDSSSKTPVHGFYKFEEKKRQQEKKTKLLKLSVFRKPATKTQGFTEIWQELVKDNPELDKVKCESRDLLVQIAKTPAEKDVRKCIHSFVNNILQKKDIKGVEELSEMTQNFYQVFAKRMENSPNYADVSPETKERLLDYIERYTMTLLYRILFCPPSTTDEEKDLAIQNRIRQLNWVSGKNLECRIHETSSDVRELVYTSITVTLVSDLLNMDSVKAPQEKLACVVHCCRNIFVLLQQSVGGPASADEFLPALIFIVLKANPARLKSNINFITRFCNASRLMTGEGGYYFTNLCCAVSFIENLTAESLNMPEQDFDAYMSGARVPASTWESALTMCESIHLMCEHITLLDELKAKNLEIIAESDELKKKMIQFPEKVEAEVDAALARTPLIITPSQRIPTNLDCVDAESYQLPPPIIPQIYPQALNDETNETLTSQIGDFNGPSIEDCITPSPTFDFPAFDSDGGLHGSKGDDDTSLISLDTQCDLTAEESYLQDRDNSDSLLDESQASGTNLPSPLKPVCSLREDYHGFSIQGSNIPTIPCNTGDLSHNTSDLEADNYSGYFHNI, from the exons ATGTACTCGATCAAGACACCGACGCTCCGCATCGACGAGGCCGATTTGAAGTGCAAAAATGGTTGTGGATATTTCGGAAACGAAGAATGGCAAGGCTACTGTAGCAAATGTCATAGAGAACATTTGCAGAAACAACGGGCTCAGAGAGAACACGCTCGCATTCACGAAAG TGATTCAAGCTCTAAAACTCCAGTGCATGgtttttacaaatttgaagaaaagaagCGGCAGCAAGAGAAGAAAACTAAACTGTTAAAACTCTCAGTCTTTCGCAAGCCAGCGACAAAAA CTCAAGGTTTTACCGAGATATGGCAGGAGCTGGTTAAGGATAATCCCGAACTTGACAAAGTGAAATGTGAGAGCCGTGACCTTCTGGTACAGATCGCTAAGACTCCGGCTGAGAAAGATGTACGAAAGTGTATTCATTCCTTTGTGAACAACATCTTACAAAAGAAGGATATCAAAGGCGTTGAGGAGCTATCTGAAATGACTCAAAACTTCTATCAAGTATTTGCTAAGCGAATGGAAAACAGTCCCAATTATGCAG ATGTTTCTCcagaaacaaaagaacggcTCCTAGACTACATCGAACGATACACTATGACCTTACTCTACAGGATACTTTTCTGCCCGCCATCAACTACAGATGAGGAGAAGGACCTTGCTATTCAAAACAG AATACGGCAATTGAATTGGGTGAGCGGAAAGAATCTGGAGTGTCGAATCCACGAAACTAGTTCTGATGTGAGAGAGCTTGTTTATACCTCAATAACAG TAACACTTGTTTCAGATCTGTTAAATATGGACTCTGTAAAAGCACCGCAAGAGAAGCTTGCCTGTGTTGTTCACTGCTGCAGAAATATATTTGTACTACTGCAACAATCCGTCGGTGGTCCAGCTTCAGCCGACGAATTCTTACCAGCACTTATATTCATTGTGCTGAAAGCCAATCCTGCACGGTTAAAAAGCAacataaattttatcaccCGATTCTGTAATGCAAGCAGATTAATGACCGGTGAAGGAGGTTACTACTTCACAAATTTG TGTTGCGCAGTATCCTTCATAGAAAATCTTACTGCAGAGTCATTGAACATGCCTGAGCAAGATTTTGACGCATATATGTCAGGAGCACGCGTTCCAGCGAGCACGTGGGAATCTGCTCTCACTATGTGCGAG agTATACACTTGATGTGCGAACACATAACGCTGCTGGATGAACTGAAagcgaaaaatttggaaatcatAGCAGAATCCGATGAGCTTAAGAAAAAGATGATACAATTCCCAGAAAAAGTTGAGGCTGAAGTTGACGCTGCGCTGGCTCGAACTCCTCTTATTATCACACCAAGTCAGAGGATACCGACTAATCTTGACTGCGTTGATGCAGAGAGCTACCAGCTACCACCACCAATTATACCACAA ATTTACCCTCAAGCTCTGAAtgatgaaacaaacgaaacatTGACATCTCAAATTGGTGATTTCAACGGACCTTCGATCGAGGATTGCATAACACCGTCTCCAACTTTTGATTTCCCAGCCTTTGACTCAGATGGTGGCTTGCACGGAAGTAAAGGTGATGACGATACTAGCCTAATTAGCTTGGATACACAGTGCGATCTTACAGCAGAAGAATCGTATCTACAAGATAGAGACAACTCCGATAGCTTGCTAGACGAATCGCAGGCATCGGGCACTAACTTACCATCGCCTCTAAAACCAGTTTGTTCTCTACGTGAAGATTACCAtggattttcaattcaaggTTCTAACATTCCCACGATCCCGTGCAATACTGGTGATCTTTCTCACAACACTTCGGACTTGGAGGCAGATAACTATTCTGGCTACTTTCACAACATTTAG
- the LOC124404268 gene encoding rab5 GDP/GTP exchange factor isoform X1 — MYSIKTPTLRIDEADLKCKNGCGYFGNEEWQGYCSKCHREHLQKQRAQREHARIHESDSSSKTPVHGFYKFEEKKRQQEKKTKLLKLSVFRKPATKTQGFTEIWQELVKDNPELDKVKCESRDLLVQIAKTPAEKDVRKCIHSFVNNILQKKDIKGVEELSEMTQNFYQVFAKRMENSPNYADVSPETKERLLDYIERYTMTLLYRILFCPPSTTDEEKDLAIQNRIRQLNWVSGKNLECRIHETSSDVRELVYTSITVTLVSDLLNMDSVKAPQEKLACVVHCCRNIFVLLQQSVGGPASADEFLPALIFIVLKANPARLKSNINFITRFCNASRLMTGEGGYYFTNLCCAVSFIENLTAESLNMPEQDFDAYMSGARVPASTWESALTMCESIHLMCEHITLLDELKAKNLEIIAESDELKKKMIQFPEKVEAEVDAALARTPLIITPSQRIPTNLDCVDAESYQLPPPIIPQVQNIDIYPQALNDETNETLTSQIGDFNGPSIEDCITPSPTFDFPAFDSDGGLHGSKGDDDTSLISLDTQCDLTAEESYLQDRDNSDSLLDESQASGTNLPSPLKPVCSLREDYHGFSIQGSNIPTIPCNTGDLSHNTSDLEADNYSGYFHNI; from the exons ATGTACTCGATCAAGACACCGACGCTCCGCATCGACGAGGCCGATTTGAAGTGCAAAAATGGTTGTGGATATTTCGGAAACGAAGAATGGCAAGGCTACTGTAGCAAATGTCATAGAGAACATTTGCAGAAACAACGGGCTCAGAGAGAACACGCTCGCATTCACGAAAG TGATTCAAGCTCTAAAACTCCAGTGCATGgtttttacaaatttgaagaaaagaagCGGCAGCAAGAGAAGAAAACTAAACTGTTAAAACTCTCAGTCTTTCGCAAGCCAGCGACAAAAA CTCAAGGTTTTACCGAGATATGGCAGGAGCTGGTTAAGGATAATCCCGAACTTGACAAAGTGAAATGTGAGAGCCGTGACCTTCTGGTACAGATCGCTAAGACTCCGGCTGAGAAAGATGTACGAAAGTGTATTCATTCCTTTGTGAACAACATCTTACAAAAGAAGGATATCAAAGGCGTTGAGGAGCTATCTGAAATGACTCAAAACTTCTATCAAGTATTTGCTAAGCGAATGGAAAACAGTCCCAATTATGCAG ATGTTTCTCcagaaacaaaagaacggcTCCTAGACTACATCGAACGATACACTATGACCTTACTCTACAGGATACTTTTCTGCCCGCCATCAACTACAGATGAGGAGAAGGACCTTGCTATTCAAAACAG AATACGGCAATTGAATTGGGTGAGCGGAAAGAATCTGGAGTGTCGAATCCACGAAACTAGTTCTGATGTGAGAGAGCTTGTTTATACCTCAATAACAG TAACACTTGTTTCAGATCTGTTAAATATGGACTCTGTAAAAGCACCGCAAGAGAAGCTTGCCTGTGTTGTTCACTGCTGCAGAAATATATTTGTACTACTGCAACAATCCGTCGGTGGTCCAGCTTCAGCCGACGAATTCTTACCAGCACTTATATTCATTGTGCTGAAAGCCAATCCTGCACGGTTAAAAAGCAacataaattttatcaccCGATTCTGTAATGCAAGCAGATTAATGACCGGTGAAGGAGGTTACTACTTCACAAATTTG TGTTGCGCAGTATCCTTCATAGAAAATCTTACTGCAGAGTCATTGAACATGCCTGAGCAAGATTTTGACGCATATATGTCAGGAGCACGCGTTCCAGCGAGCACGTGGGAATCTGCTCTCACTATGTGCGAG agTATACACTTGATGTGCGAACACATAACGCTGCTGGATGAACTGAAagcgaaaaatttggaaatcatAGCAGAATCCGATGAGCTTAAGAAAAAGATGATACAATTCCCAGAAAAAGTTGAGGCTGAAGTTGACGCTGCGCTGGCTCGAACTCCTCTTATTATCACACCAAGTCAGAGGATACCGACTAATCTTGACTGCGTTGATGCAGAGAGCTACCAGCTACCACCACCAATTATACCACAAGTACAAAATATTGAT ATTTACCCTCAAGCTCTGAAtgatgaaacaaacgaaacatTGACATCTCAAATTGGTGATTTCAACGGACCTTCGATCGAGGATTGCATAACACCGTCTCCAACTTTTGATTTCCCAGCCTTTGACTCAGATGGTGGCTTGCACGGAAGTAAAGGTGATGACGATACTAGCCTAATTAGCTTGGATACACAGTGCGATCTTACAGCAGAAGAATCGTATCTACAAGATAGAGACAACTCCGATAGCTTGCTAGACGAATCGCAGGCATCGGGCACTAACTTACCATCGCCTCTAAAACCAGTTTGTTCTCTACGTGAAGATTACCAtggattttcaattcaaggTTCTAACATTCCCACGATCCCGTGCAATACTGGTGATCTTTCTCACAACACTTCGGACTTGGAGGCAGATAACTATTCTGGCTACTTTCACAACATTTAG
- the LOC124404268 gene encoding rab5 GDP/GTP exchange factor isoform X2, translating into MYSIKTPTLRIDEADLKCKNGCGYFGNEEWQGYCSKCHREHLQKQRAQREHARIHESDSSSKTPVHGFYKFEEKKRQQEKKTKLLKLSVFRKPATKTQGFTEIWQELVKDNPELDKVKCESRDLLVQIAKTPAEKDVRKCIHSFVNNILQKKDIKGVEELSEMTQNFYQVFAKRMENSPNYADVSPETKERLLDYIERYTMTLLYRILFCPPSTTDEEKDLAIQNRIRQLNWVSGKNLECRIHETSSDVRELVYTSITDLLNMDSVKAPQEKLACVVHCCRNIFVLLQQSVGGPASADEFLPALIFIVLKANPARLKSNINFITRFCNASRLMTGEGGYYFTNLCCAVSFIENLTAESLNMPEQDFDAYMSGARVPASTWESALTMCESIHLMCEHITLLDELKAKNLEIIAESDELKKKMIQFPEKVEAEVDAALARTPLIITPSQRIPTNLDCVDAESYQLPPPIIPQVQNIDIYPQALNDETNETLTSQIGDFNGPSIEDCITPSPTFDFPAFDSDGGLHGSKGDDDTSLISLDTQCDLTAEESYLQDRDNSDSLLDESQASGTNLPSPLKPVCSLREDYHGFSIQGSNIPTIPCNTGDLSHNTSDLEADNYSGYFHNI; encoded by the exons ATGTACTCGATCAAGACACCGACGCTCCGCATCGACGAGGCCGATTTGAAGTGCAAAAATGGTTGTGGATATTTCGGAAACGAAGAATGGCAAGGCTACTGTAGCAAATGTCATAGAGAACATTTGCAGAAACAACGGGCTCAGAGAGAACACGCTCGCATTCACGAAAG TGATTCAAGCTCTAAAACTCCAGTGCATGgtttttacaaatttgaagaaaagaagCGGCAGCAAGAGAAGAAAACTAAACTGTTAAAACTCTCAGTCTTTCGCAAGCCAGCGACAAAAA CTCAAGGTTTTACCGAGATATGGCAGGAGCTGGTTAAGGATAATCCCGAACTTGACAAAGTGAAATGTGAGAGCCGTGACCTTCTGGTACAGATCGCTAAGACTCCGGCTGAGAAAGATGTACGAAAGTGTATTCATTCCTTTGTGAACAACATCTTACAAAAGAAGGATATCAAAGGCGTTGAGGAGCTATCTGAAATGACTCAAAACTTCTATCAAGTATTTGCTAAGCGAATGGAAAACAGTCCCAATTATGCAG ATGTTTCTCcagaaacaaaagaacggcTCCTAGACTACATCGAACGATACACTATGACCTTACTCTACAGGATACTTTTCTGCCCGCCATCAACTACAGATGAGGAGAAGGACCTTGCTATTCAAAACAG AATACGGCAATTGAATTGGGTGAGCGGAAAGAATCTGGAGTGTCGAATCCACGAAACTAGTTCTGATGTGAGAGAGCTTGTTTATACCTCAATAACAG ATCTGTTAAATATGGACTCTGTAAAAGCACCGCAAGAGAAGCTTGCCTGTGTTGTTCACTGCTGCAGAAATATATTTGTACTACTGCAACAATCCGTCGGTGGTCCAGCTTCAGCCGACGAATTCTTACCAGCACTTATATTCATTGTGCTGAAAGCCAATCCTGCACGGTTAAAAAGCAacataaattttatcaccCGATTCTGTAATGCAAGCAGATTAATGACCGGTGAAGGAGGTTACTACTTCACAAATTTG TGTTGCGCAGTATCCTTCATAGAAAATCTTACTGCAGAGTCATTGAACATGCCTGAGCAAGATTTTGACGCATATATGTCAGGAGCACGCGTTCCAGCGAGCACGTGGGAATCTGCTCTCACTATGTGCGAG agTATACACTTGATGTGCGAACACATAACGCTGCTGGATGAACTGAAagcgaaaaatttggaaatcatAGCAGAATCCGATGAGCTTAAGAAAAAGATGATACAATTCCCAGAAAAAGTTGAGGCTGAAGTTGACGCTGCGCTGGCTCGAACTCCTCTTATTATCACACCAAGTCAGAGGATACCGACTAATCTTGACTGCGTTGATGCAGAGAGCTACCAGCTACCACCACCAATTATACCACAAGTACAAAATATTGAT ATTTACCCTCAAGCTCTGAAtgatgaaacaaacgaaacatTGACATCTCAAATTGGTGATTTCAACGGACCTTCGATCGAGGATTGCATAACACCGTCTCCAACTTTTGATTTCCCAGCCTTTGACTCAGATGGTGGCTTGCACGGAAGTAAAGGTGATGACGATACTAGCCTAATTAGCTTGGATACACAGTGCGATCTTACAGCAGAAGAATCGTATCTACAAGATAGAGACAACTCCGATAGCTTGCTAGACGAATCGCAGGCATCGGGCACTAACTTACCATCGCCTCTAAAACCAGTTTGTTCTCTACGTGAAGATTACCAtggattttcaattcaaggTTCTAACATTCCCACGATCCCGTGCAATACTGGTGATCTTTCTCACAACACTTCGGACTTGGAGGCAGATAACTATTCTGGCTACTTTCACAACATTTAG
- the LOC124404268 gene encoding rab5 GDP/GTP exchange factor isoform X4, producing the protein MYSIKTPTLRIDEADLKCKNGCGYFGNEEWQGYCSKCHREHLQKQRAQREHARIHESDSSSKTPVHGFYKFEEKKRQQEKKTKLLKLSVFRKPATKTQGFTEIWQELVKDNPELDKVKCESRDLLVQIAKTPAEKDVRKCIHSFVNNILQKKDIKGVEELSEMTQNFYQVFAKRMENSPNYADVSPETKERLLDYIERYTMTLLYRILFCPPSTTDEEKDLAIQNRIRQLNWVSGKNLECRIHETSSDVRELVYTSITDLLNMDSVKAPQEKLACVVHCCRNIFVLLQQSVGGPASADEFLPALIFIVLKANPARLKSNINFITRFCNASRLMTGEGGYYFTNLCCAVSFIENLTAESLNMPEQDFDAYMSGARVPASTWESALTMCESIHLMCEHITLLDELKAKNLEIIAESDELKKKMIQFPEKVEAEVDAALARTPLIITPSQRIPTNLDCVDAESYQLPPPIIPQIYPQALNDETNETLTSQIGDFNGPSIEDCITPSPTFDFPAFDSDGGLHGSKGDDDTSLISLDTQCDLTAEESYLQDRDNSDSLLDESQASGTNLPSPLKPVCSLREDYHGFSIQGSNIPTIPCNTGDLSHNTSDLEADNYSGYFHNI; encoded by the exons ATGTACTCGATCAAGACACCGACGCTCCGCATCGACGAGGCCGATTTGAAGTGCAAAAATGGTTGTGGATATTTCGGAAACGAAGAATGGCAAGGCTACTGTAGCAAATGTCATAGAGAACATTTGCAGAAACAACGGGCTCAGAGAGAACACGCTCGCATTCACGAAAG TGATTCAAGCTCTAAAACTCCAGTGCATGgtttttacaaatttgaagaaaagaagCGGCAGCAAGAGAAGAAAACTAAACTGTTAAAACTCTCAGTCTTTCGCAAGCCAGCGACAAAAA CTCAAGGTTTTACCGAGATATGGCAGGAGCTGGTTAAGGATAATCCCGAACTTGACAAAGTGAAATGTGAGAGCCGTGACCTTCTGGTACAGATCGCTAAGACTCCGGCTGAGAAAGATGTACGAAAGTGTATTCATTCCTTTGTGAACAACATCTTACAAAAGAAGGATATCAAAGGCGTTGAGGAGCTATCTGAAATGACTCAAAACTTCTATCAAGTATTTGCTAAGCGAATGGAAAACAGTCCCAATTATGCAG ATGTTTCTCcagaaacaaaagaacggcTCCTAGACTACATCGAACGATACACTATGACCTTACTCTACAGGATACTTTTCTGCCCGCCATCAACTACAGATGAGGAGAAGGACCTTGCTATTCAAAACAG AATACGGCAATTGAATTGGGTGAGCGGAAAGAATCTGGAGTGTCGAATCCACGAAACTAGTTCTGATGTGAGAGAGCTTGTTTATACCTCAATAACAG ATCTGTTAAATATGGACTCTGTAAAAGCACCGCAAGAGAAGCTTGCCTGTGTTGTTCACTGCTGCAGAAATATATTTGTACTACTGCAACAATCCGTCGGTGGTCCAGCTTCAGCCGACGAATTCTTACCAGCACTTATATTCATTGTGCTGAAAGCCAATCCTGCACGGTTAAAAAGCAacataaattttatcaccCGATTCTGTAATGCAAGCAGATTAATGACCGGTGAAGGAGGTTACTACTTCACAAATTTG TGTTGCGCAGTATCCTTCATAGAAAATCTTACTGCAGAGTCATTGAACATGCCTGAGCAAGATTTTGACGCATATATGTCAGGAGCACGCGTTCCAGCGAGCACGTGGGAATCTGCTCTCACTATGTGCGAG agTATACACTTGATGTGCGAACACATAACGCTGCTGGATGAACTGAAagcgaaaaatttggaaatcatAGCAGAATCCGATGAGCTTAAGAAAAAGATGATACAATTCCCAGAAAAAGTTGAGGCTGAAGTTGACGCTGCGCTGGCTCGAACTCCTCTTATTATCACACCAAGTCAGAGGATACCGACTAATCTTGACTGCGTTGATGCAGAGAGCTACCAGCTACCACCACCAATTATACCACAA ATTTACCCTCAAGCTCTGAAtgatgaaacaaacgaaacatTGACATCTCAAATTGGTGATTTCAACGGACCTTCGATCGAGGATTGCATAACACCGTCTCCAACTTTTGATTTCCCAGCCTTTGACTCAGATGGTGGCTTGCACGGAAGTAAAGGTGATGACGATACTAGCCTAATTAGCTTGGATACACAGTGCGATCTTACAGCAGAAGAATCGTATCTACAAGATAGAGACAACTCCGATAGCTTGCTAGACGAATCGCAGGCATCGGGCACTAACTTACCATCGCCTCTAAAACCAGTTTGTTCTCTACGTGAAGATTACCAtggattttcaattcaaggTTCTAACATTCCCACGATCCCGTGCAATACTGGTGATCTTTCTCACAACACTTCGGACTTGGAGGCAGATAACTATTCTGGCTACTTTCACAACATTTAG
- the LOC124404319 gene encoding D-glucuronyl C5-epimerase B, whose protein sequence is MLYMMMRVNLKTLLLVLVASVCSSLLTLWYYCGLKNSDWKSTLQYKHNVLDRASNELPGNEEIDCYINGEYSIGCRKEGDEVYLPFSFIHKYFEIYGKLATYDGLQRFEWSHSYSKLVSPKGKYDPRGVFMYFENYNVEVRERVKCVSGSDGVPISTQWESQGYYYPTQIAQFGLSHYSKNLTEPEPHKKTIEDSDKAQQIWTVPQGSVVSRQYDKLVNSYVMKYATPETSSSGISLKIDHVLDLVLKLDLCIKDNSSITVVLQSREKKDLYYLHYTTRNLVMQTRDNHIYYGIGLSNNRWRHLTRDLVVDLQKGLNLNDKTKKKLSRSKLKAIKMILYGSGMIDNVTLSTSEHMEQFYDAARWLAANQNVTSGGWPNPVRRKVATGMATLEPGWYSSMGQGHAISVLSRAYYHSGDKRYLQAAIRGLRPFRLSSAKGGVAASFLGKYIWYEEYPTTPSSFVLNGFIFSLLGLYDLKTIASGKDADEASALFDQGMASLKSMLTLYDMGSRTTYDLRHFTLRTAPNLARWDYHATHVNQLLLLSTIDNDLIFTTTAERWIGYMNGKRAAHN, encoded by the exons AT GTTGTACATGATGATGAGAGTCAACTTGAAGACATTGCTGCTTGTCCTTGTTGCCTCTGTTTGCAGCTCTTTATTGACCTTGTGGTATTACTGCGGgctgaaaaattcagattGGAAATCAACCCTGCAGTACAAA CACAATGTACTTGATCGGGCTAGTAACGAACTCCCAGGGAATGAAGAAATTGACTGTTATATCAATGGCGAATATTCTATTGGGTGTCGGAAAGAAGGGGATGAAGTTTACTTGCCATTCTCATTCATCCATAAATACTTCGAG ATATATGGAAAGCTTGCAACATATGACGGTCTACAGAGATTCGAGTGGTCTCACAGCTACTCTAAACTAGTGAGTCCCAAGGGCAAATACGACCCGCGAGGTGTGTTCATGTACTTTGAGAATTACAACGTCGAGGTTCGAGAAAGGGTAAAGTGTGTGAGCGGAAGTGACGGAGTGCCAATTTCCACTCAATGGGAAAGTCAGGGTTACTATTATCCGACACAGATTGCCCAGTTCGGGCTCTCCCATTACAGCAAGAACCTGACCGAGCCAGAACCacataaaaaaacaattgaggATTCCGATAAGGCTCAACAAATTTGGACGGTACCTCAGGGATCGGTGGTATCGAGGCAATACGATAAGCTGGTCAACAGTTATGTTATGAAATATGCCACTCCAGAAACTAGCAGCTCCGGTATATCACTGAAGATTGATCACGTACTTGACTTGGTATTGAAATTGGACTTGTGCATTAAGGACAATAGCAGCATCACCGTTGTACTTCAATCTAGGGAAAAAAAGGACTTGTATTATCTGCACTATACGACAAGAAACTTAGTTATGCAAACTCGAGACAATCATATTTATTATGGAATTGGTTTGTCCAACAACCGTTGGAGGCATCTCACTAGAGATCTAGTCGTTGATTTGCAAAAAGGACTTAATTTGaatgacaaaacaaaaaagaaattgtcacGGTCGAAGCTGAAG GCCATCAAAATGATACTTTATGGTTCTGGAATGATTGACAATGTGACACTCTCGACCAGCGAACATATGGAACAATTTTATGACGCTGCTCGTTGGCTTGCTGCTAATCAAAATGTGACTTCAGGGGGCTGGCCCAATCCTGTTCGACGAAAAGTTGCCACTGGAATGGCGACTTTGGAGCCTGGGTG GTACTCCAGCATGGGACAAGGGCATGCCATATCAGTATTATCCAGAGCTTATTACCACTCTGGCGACAAAAGATATCTGCAGGCAGCTATCAGAGGTCTACGACCTTTCAGATTGTCTTCTGCGAAAGGCGGAGTGGCTGCTTCTTTTCTTGGTAAATACATTTGGTATGAAGAGTATCCAACGACACCTTCTTCTTTTGTACTTAACGGTTTCATCTTCTCACTGCTCGGCTTATACGATTTGAAAACAATAGCATCAGGCAAAGATGCGGACGAAGCATCGGCACTATTTGACCAGGGTATGGCGTCGCTAAAAAGTATGCTAACGCTCTATGACATGGGTTCAAGAACTACTTATGATTTACGTCACTTTACACTCAGAACCGCGCCAAACTTAGCCAGGTGGGATTATCATGCAACACACGTCAATCAACTTCTTTTACTAAGCACGATAGACAACGACCTAATTTTTACCACGACTGCCGAACGTTGGATAGGATATATGAATGGAAAACGAGCCGCACATAACTAG